A stretch of DNA from Thermococcus sp. Bubb.Bath:
AAAGGAAAGCACAGCCTGAGGAAGTTCGTAGCTAAGAATGGATGGGAGCCGTTTTCTAAAGTGGTGGCATCTCTGAATGGCCTTCTTGATGAACTTGGGGTCGTTATAGTCAGCGATTCATTCAGAAGAGACGAGCTGTACAAGACTATGAAAGAGTACAACCTGATGCCATCTGATGCTCAAATTGTGCTGGCCTGCCGGAGCCACAACGTTGAGAACATTGCCACTTTTGATTCTGATTTTAAGCGGGTAGACTGGCTTAAAACTCTGGGGGTGTAGTTATGAGGGAGTTCAAAAGGCTCATGCCGTATGGAGAGGCTTTGTCCCTTCTCCTGAACGATTTGAGCGAAATCGCTGAGGTTGAGGAGGTTCCACTCGACGAGGCCTCTGGAAGGGTTCTGGCTGAGGATGTCACCTCACCGATAGACAGCCCACCTTTTAACAGAGCGGCTGTAGATGGCTATGCTGTTAGAGCTGAGGACACGTTCCCTGCAAGGGAGTACAGACCTGTCGAGCTGAGGGTGATAGACGAGGTTCCGACTGGGAGGGAGAGCAGTAAGACCGTAGAACCTGGAACTGCAGTGAAGCTCCTCACAGGGGTCAAAATTCCGGAGGGTGCAAACGCCGTCCTGATGCAGGAGATGGCCGAGCGCGAAGGCGACGTAATCAGGGTTCTCCGGCCCGTTGCCCCAGGACAAAACGTGGCCATGAAGGGGGAGGACGTTAGAAAGAGTCAGGTGGTTCTCAAGAAGGGGCAGATTCTAAGGCATCAGGACATAGCGATACTCAAAAGCATCGGCTTCAAGACCGTTAAGGTCAAGCGGAAGCCGCAAGTAGGGATAATAGTTACTGGCAGCGAGCTCATCGAGGAGTTTGATGAGGAAGCACTGAAACACGGAAAGATACTGGAGAGCAACTCTGTCATGCTTAAGGGACTCGTTAAGCAGTATTTTGGCGAGCCGAGGTTCTACGGGGTCCTCCCAGATGATGAGGTTAAGATTGGCGAGGCGATCAGAAAAGCTCGCTCAGAGAACGATCTTGTCCTTGTAACCGGTGGTTCCGCCTTCGGTGACATGGACTTCGCCCACAGTTTCGTCAAATTGCTCTTCCACGGAACCACAATAAAACCCGGAAGGCCAATAGGCTACGGCGAAAGGACGTTCGTCATGAGCGGCTATCCGGTTGCCGTCTTTGCCCAGTTCCACCTCTACGTCAAGCATGCCCTGGCGAAGCTCGTTGGCGCAAGGAACTACGAGGCGAAGGTCCGCGCGAGGCTCACTGAGAGGGTTCCGAGCCAGCTCGGTAGGTACGAGTTCGTTAAAGTGTGGTACGAGAACGGAAAAGCGAGACCAATAAAGAAGAAGGGGAGCGGGATAATCAGCTCGCTCGTGGAGAGCAACGGTTACATGGGAATCCCAGAGGACAGCGAGGGTTATTTAGAAGGGGAAGAGGTTGAGGTAACGCTCTACTAAGAAATCAAACGAGAAGGCTTTCCCATGCGGGCCTCTTAACTATGTCCCTGACCTCCTCAGGGATATCGGAGAGGCTCAAGGAATCAAGGATCTCCAGGACCTCGCCCATCTCCTTCTTTCGCTCTTCCATCAGCCTCTCCAGATAATCTGAGGATGCCCAGGGGAGGACTTCACGTATCGGATCATTCCTTTTTGTTATGGCCTGCATGGGGCATCGTTTCCTTGTACGTGGTGGGAATATTTAAGCCTTTTCTATTCAAATTTTGTATCCATGAATGGTGAATATGCAAAATATGCATAACTTTTAGTAATGGTAAATTGGGCGACCCTTCGTGACTTAGAACACGTGAACCACACTCGCTTTAAAACCAACCCACACCTTTCTGCCAACTTCGAGGCCGAGCTCGAAGACAGAGGAGCGCGTGATGAAGGCCGAGAGCTCTGTGTTGCCGGCCTTAAGCCTAACCCTAACGAGTGGGCCGAGTTCCTCAACCCCCTCGACTACGGATTCAAAGGCGTTTCTCATTGAGCTCTTCAAGGGCCTGGCTGAGAGGACTATGTCCTCGGGCCGTACTCCAACTCTCACCCTCCCGGAGGCCTCAACGGGGAGTTCTATGGTTATCCCGTTGGCCTTCAAGGTTCTCCCCTCGGCGGTTCCCTCGATGATGTTCTCAAAGCCCAAAAACCTCGCCACTTCTTCATTCGCTGGCCTTGAGAAGACCTCCCTGACGGGCCCTGTCTGGACGAGCCTTCCGCCGAGCATGACCCCAATGCGGTCCCCCAGACTCACGGCCTCCTCGAAGGAGTGAGTAACGTGAAGGGCGGTGAAGCCGAGCTCCTCCTTCCAGCGCTTCATCTCCCTGATCAGCCTTCCCCTCGTCCCGACGTCCAGGTTGGCGAAGGGCTCATCGAGCAGGAGGAGTTCCGGCTCAACTGCTAAAGCCCTCGCTATTGCCACCCTCTGCTGCTCCCCCCCGCTCAGGGTTTTTGGCTTTCTTTTGAGGAGATGGGAGATTCCAAGGACCTCCGATAGTTCCATAACCTTCCGCTCTATTTCTGCCCTTGGCCTTTTCCGGATCTTCAAACCAAAGGCTATGTTGTCGAAGACGCTCATGTTCGGGAAGAGGGCGTAGTTCTGAGGTATGTACGCCAGGCCGCGCTTTTCGGGCGGCAGGCCCGTTATGTCCCCCCCGTTCAGGAGTATCTTTCCAGAGTCCGGCTCGATTATCCCTGCTATCGCTTCAAGAAGGACTGTTTTTCCGGCGCCGCTCGGTCCGAGAATTATGAAGTGCTCTCCCCTCTCGACTGAAAATGTAATCTCCTTCAGGTGAAATTCGCGGTAATCCTTGGATATTCCTCTAACTTCCAGCATTTTTCCTCCCCACCAGCCAGCGGAGCACTATAAAGATTCCCAGGCTGAGGCTCACCATCACGACCGCTATCGGCCTTGAGGCCCTCAGCCCGTAGTTGTTGAAGTATTCCATGATGAGAACCTGTGCTGTTTTTGGATAGTAAGCAACTATCAGTATCGAGCCGACCTCGCTTATTGCCCTTGCCCACGTCATTATCGCCCCGCTTGCTATCGACGGGAACGCCATTGGAAGTGAAATCGATGCAAAGGCCCTCAGGCGAGAGGCACCGAGGGTTCTGGCGACGGCCTCCAGCTTCTCGTCCACCGCCAAAAACCCGTCGCGGGAGGCGTTGATTGTAAATGGGGCCGAGACGAACAGCATGGCAGCGATTATACCCTTGTAGTTGTCGAGGATTAAGTTTGAGAACGTAACGAGCAGCATTATGCCGACGACGGAGTGCGGGATCACTATCGGGACATCCACCAATGCCTGAACGGTGCTCTTTCCGGGAAAATCCCTCCTAGCTAGGATGTAGCCGAGGGGAACGCCGAAGAGGAGGGCTATGAAGGCTGTGGCAGTGGCCGTTAAGAGTGAGTTCCTAAGGGCTTCTATTACGTACGGGTCGTGGAGGGTCTTGACCAGCATCCCCCAGTCGGAGGCCTGCTTAAGAAAAATCACTGTGATGGGAACAACTATATAGGCTATTAGGAAGCTTCCCAGCGCTGCGAAGAGGTAGAGGGTGTAGTCCCGGCGCATTGCTCTCCACCGAAATAAGGGGAGGAGAATAAAAACCTCACCCCTTGACCTCGACCAGATCCTTTATCTCATCGGGCACGTTTCCGAAGGCCACCGGTGGGTTCAGGAAGTCCTGGTGATTCTCCTCAAAGACCTTCTTACCCTCTTCCCCGAGCAGGAACTTGAGGAACTGGAGTGCGAGCTCTCTGTTAGGAGCGTCTTTGAGGACGGTGACGCCGTAGACGATGGGCTTAGCCTTTATCGTCTTCCCTGTCGAGCCGAGGGTTATCTCGACCTGCCCGTAGTAGTCGGCCTTGTTGAAGTCCTTGAGGTTGATCTCATCGGGTAGGGTTATGTAGCTGAGGTTGTGCTGTTCTGCGACGCTCTTATAGATGAAGAAGTAGTCAAGGCTTCCCGATTCAACGAGACCGGTCAAGTCGGTTTCCTTCGGCCTTATGACTATTTTGTCCGTCTTAAGCTGGATTTCCTTGGGTGCGTAGACGTGGGTGCCGTTGGCGTAGATGTTGGTGTTCTTCTCAACGAGGGTCTCGAATATGGGCTTGTGGTAGTACAGGTCTGCCAGTTTCATGACCATCACCGAGCGGTAGCCGCAGGGGTCGTCGTTGGGGTTGCTGAAGCCGAAGCGGACGCCGGGCTTGGCGAGGATTTCGTACCAGTTCGTTGAGTTAATCTCGTCCGCGTACCTGCTCTTGTTCGTGAAGGCAATTACTATCTGGTTTGTGGCGAAGAGGACGTAGAAGTCGGTATAGTTGGGAACCAGCATCTGGGGGATTAGCGTGTAGTCGGCAGTTGCCACGATGTCAGCCTTTTCATGGAGGTCAGTAACCTTCCTGACGGCCTCAACGCTCCCGCTCGCCTCGTCCTGGAACTTCACCTTGACGCCGAGGTTCTTTTCAGCGTATGCTGAGAACTCGTTCTCA
This window harbors:
- a CDS encoding PIN domain-containing protein; translated protein: MSDLLLIDTSVIVEYLVDGEKAGVAEEILLGSWVFLTSPTVYREALGALALIVGREKMGIKGKHSLRKFVAKNGWEPFSKVVASLNGLLDELGVVIVSDSFRRDELYKTMKEYNLMPSDAQIVLACRSHNVENIATFDSDFKRVDWLKTLGV
- a CDS encoding molybdopterin molybdotransferase MoeA, producing the protein MREFKRLMPYGEALSLLLNDLSEIAEVEEVPLDEASGRVLAEDVTSPIDSPPFNRAAVDGYAVRAEDTFPAREYRPVELRVIDEVPTGRESSKTVEPGTAVKLLTGVKIPEGANAVLMQEMAEREGDVIRVLRPVAPGQNVAMKGEDVRKSQVVLKKGQILRHQDIAILKSIGFKTVKVKRKPQVGIIVTGSELIEEFDEEALKHGKILESNSVMLKGLVKQYFGEPRFYGVLPDDEVKIGEAIRKARSENDLVLVTGGSAFGDMDFAHSFVKLLFHGTTIKPGRPIGYGERTFVMSGYPVAVFAQFHLYVKHALAKLVGARNYEAKVRARLTERVPSQLGRYEFVKVWYENGKARPIKKKGSGIISSLVESNGYMGIPEDSEGYLEGEEVEVTLY
- the wtpC gene encoding tungstate ABC transporter ATP-binding protein WtpC, whose product is MLEVRGISKDYREFHLKEITFSVERGEHFIILGPSGAGKTVLLEAIAGIIEPDSGKILLNGGDITGLPPEKRGLAYIPQNYALFPNMSVFDNIAFGLKIRKRPRAEIERKVMELSEVLGISHLLKRKPKTLSGGEQQRVAIARALAVEPELLLLDEPFANLDVGTRGRLIREMKRWKEELGFTALHVTHSFEEAVSLGDRIGVMLGGRLVQTGPVREVFSRPANEEVARFLGFENIIEGTAEGRTLKANGITIELPVEASGRVRVGVRPEDIVLSARPLKSSMRNAFESVVEGVEELGPLVRVRLKAGNTELSAFITRSSVFELGLEVGRKVWVGFKASVVHVF
- the wtpB gene encoding tungstate ABC transporter permease WtpB, coding for MRRDYTLYLFAALGSFLIAYIVVPITVIFLKQASDWGMLVKTLHDPYVIEALRNSLLTATATAFIALLFGVPLGYILARRDFPGKSTVQALVDVPIVIPHSVVGIMLLVTFSNLILDNYKGIIAAMLFVSAPFTINASRDGFLAVDEKLEAVARTLGASRLRAFASISLPMAFPSIASGAIMTWARAISEVGSILIVAYYPKTAQVLIMEYFNNYGLRASRPIAVVMVSLSLGIFIVLRWLVGRKNAGS
- the wtpA gene encoding tungstate ABC transporter substrate-binding protein WtpA, with translation MRKAGLLLTTVLLLAVLSAGCISGSPGKTSEKEATLTIFHAGSLSIPFQQLENEFSAYAEKNLGVKVKFQDEASGSVEAVRKVTDLHEKADIVATADYTLIPQMLVPNYTDFYVLFATNQIVIAFTNKSRYADEINSTNWYEILAKPGVRFGFSNPNDDPCGYRSVMVMKLADLYYHKPIFETLVEKNTNIYANGTHVYAPKEIQLKTDKIVIRPKETDLTGLVESGSLDYFFIYKSVAEQHNLSYITLPDEINLKDFNKADYYGQVEITLGSTGKTIKAKPIVYGVTVLKDAPNRELALQFLKFLLGEEGKKVFEENHQDFLNPPVAFGNVPDEIKDLVEVKG